The Paeniglutamicibacter sulfureus genome includes a region encoding these proteins:
- a CDS encoding xanthine dehydrogenase small subunit: MTAKPTTDSQCLITVNGAVREFTGPTHTNALDFLRGEGLTSCKEGCAEGECGACSILVARADGEATRWTALNACLLPAAALDGQEVITAEGLGDRTRLHPVQQQMVEHGGSQCGYCTPGFVCSMAAEYYRPERATAAGAPPNEEDAADQHCGPNGFDLHALSGNLCRCTGYRPIRDAAFALGTPAVDDALAARRDQLAPAVVHTDLSRADTPTGQLGRYRRPGTLEEALQILFEEPGVLPLAGGTDWGVEVNIKGARARSLLAIDRLSELRQLDVTDTHIEIGAACTLSELERGLHGRIPLLGKLFGQFASRLIRNSATIGGNLGTGSPIGDTAPALLALDAELVLGSVTGQRVVPLADYFTGYRQTARQPGELITVIRVPLPLSGLTSFQKISKRRFDDISSVAIGYALAVQNGIITKARIGLGGVAATPLRATATEAMLEGRAWDLETIRAAAQVMGEEGTPMDDHRASAEYRKAMLESSFERFFAAQLQVAHSLKGEGK, from the coding sequence ATGACCGCCAAACCAACCACAGACTCCCAGTGCTTGATTACCGTTAACGGAGCGGTGCGGGAATTTACCGGACCAACGCATACCAACGCCCTGGACTTCCTGCGCGGTGAAGGACTTACCTCATGCAAGGAAGGGTGCGCCGAAGGTGAATGCGGGGCCTGTTCCATCCTGGTGGCCAGAGCAGACGGCGAAGCCACACGCTGGACCGCACTAAACGCCTGCCTCCTGCCGGCCGCTGCCCTTGACGGGCAGGAGGTGATTACCGCCGAAGGGCTGGGGGACCGCACCCGCCTGCATCCGGTCCAGCAACAGATGGTCGAGCACGGTGGATCCCAATGCGGTTACTGCACCCCGGGATTCGTCTGCAGCATGGCCGCCGAATACTATCGACCGGAGCGGGCAACCGCCGCAGGAGCCCCGCCGAATGAAGAGGACGCAGCAGACCAGCACTGCGGGCCAAATGGGTTTGACCTGCATGCGCTTTCAGGCAACCTGTGCCGGTGCACCGGGTACCGGCCCATCCGTGATGCCGCCTTTGCGCTCGGCACGCCGGCGGTGGATGACGCGCTGGCTGCCCGCCGCGACCAGCTGGCTCCGGCCGTCGTGCACACAGACCTGTCTCGCGCCGATACCCCCACGGGCCAGCTCGGCCGCTACCGGAGGCCCGGAACCCTGGAGGAAGCACTGCAGATCCTGTTCGAGGAACCCGGGGTGCTGCCCCTCGCCGGTGGAACCGACTGGGGCGTGGAGGTCAACATCAAGGGGGCACGGGCCCGTTCCCTGCTGGCCATCGACCGGCTGAGTGAACTGAGGCAACTGGATGTGACTGACACGCACATTGAGATCGGGGCGGCTTGCACGCTCAGTGAACTGGAACGTGGACTGCACGGACGGATCCCACTGCTGGGCAAGCTCTTTGGCCAGTTCGCTTCCCGGCTCATCCGCAACAGCGCGACCATCGGCGGGAACCTGGGCACCGGCTCACCCATCGGCGACACGGCTCCGGCCTTGTTGGCCCTGGACGCCGAGCTGGTGCTTGGCTCGGTGACGGGCCAACGGGTGGTGCCATTGGCCGACTACTTCACCGGGTACCGACAAACGGCCCGTCAGCCCGGCGAGCTGATCACCGTCATCCGCGTCCCGCTGCCCCTTTCCGGATTGACCTCATTCCAAAAAATCTCCAAGCGCCGCTTTGACGACATCTCCAGTGTGGCCATCGGCTATGCCCTCGCTGTCCAGAACGGCATCATCACCAAGGCGCGGATCGGCCTGGGCGGGGTGGCGGCCACCCCGTTGCGCGCGACCGCCACCGAAGCGATGCTCGAAGGCCGGGCATGGGACCTGGAAACCATCCGCGCCGCGGCCCAGGTCATGGGTGAGGAAGGAACCCCAATGGATGACCACCGGGCCAGCGCCGAATACCGGAAGGCGATGCTCGAATCCTCGTTCGAACGGTTCTTCGCCGCACAACTGCAAGTCGCCCATTCGTTGAAGGGAGAAGGCAAATGA
- a CDS encoding 3-hydroxyacyl-CoA dehydrogenase family protein encodes MSAETGIENISTILVIGAGTMGRQIAMTAALAGFATIIQDISADGLAAARTELEGWAASRVAKGKLEQATATAALEALGYSTDLDSVATKADFIIEAATERLDIKTQIFEKLGVLAPAHAILATNSSTLGSSKVAEATGRPAQVCNMHFFNPALVMKCVEVVRHETTSDATVETTMELARRLGKEPVLINREVPGFIANRLMGAIQREALFLAESGIASIEDIDTTARTALGHPMGPFALMDLVGLDVIDFIAQATHAETGAVEDAPNERIAALVAEGKLGRKSGAGFYDYKG; translated from the coding sequence ATGAGCGCAGAGACCGGCATCGAGAACATTTCCACCATCCTGGTCATTGGAGCGGGGACCATGGGGCGGCAGATCGCGATGACCGCTGCCCTGGCCGGGTTCGCGACCATCATCCAGGATATTTCCGCCGACGGCCTTGCCGCGGCGCGCACCGAGCTCGAGGGTTGGGCGGCCTCGCGGGTGGCCAAGGGCAAGCTGGAGCAGGCGACAGCCACCGCGGCGCTGGAGGCGCTTGGCTACAGCACCGACCTGGACTCCGTCGCGACAAAAGCCGACTTCATCATCGAGGCCGCCACCGAGCGCCTGGACATCAAAACGCAGATTTTCGAGAAGCTCGGCGTGCTGGCACCGGCCCACGCCATCCTGGCCACGAATTCCTCGACCCTCGGTTCCTCCAAGGTCGCCGAGGCTACAGGCCGGCCCGCACAGGTGTGCAACATGCACTTCTTCAACCCGGCCCTGGTCATGAAGTGCGTGGAGGTCGTGCGCCACGAAACCACCAGCGATGCAACGGTGGAAACCACCATGGAACTGGCGCGGCGCCTGGGCAAGGAGCCGGTGCTAATCAATCGCGAGGTCCCCGGATTCATCGCCAACCGCCTGATGGGCGCGATCCAGCGCGAGGCGCTCTTCCTGGCCGAATCGGGCATCGCCAGCATCGAGGACATCGACACCACCGCCCGCACGGCGCTGGGCCACCCGATGGGTCCGTTCGCGCTGATGGACTTGGTGGGCCTGGATGTCATCGACTTCATTGCCCAGGCCACCCACGCGGAAACCGGCGCGGTCGAGGACGCCCCCAACGAGCGCATCGCGGCCCTGGTGGCCGAGGGCAAGCTGGGACGGAAGTCGGGCGCCGGGTTCTACGACTACAAGGGGTAG